In Silene latifolia isolate original U9 population chromosome X, ASM4854445v1, whole genome shotgun sequence, the following proteins share a genomic window:
- the LOC141617719 gene encoding uncharacterized protein LOC141617719, translating to MSLLLESWAGGPKFSLGLAYGYLRNVSAVGDWTRSLMHNRIMPTHRIICSFAVQQHLATIDKLQTRGIPLANRCSLCQNGLESHDHLFFNCDYSAAVWDRLLQWIGYPNLGYNLITILENSGATGKHCRWEHAWFQVTVAAAVYQLWGEHNARIFSNRHSSIDACVHQVKYLVCVWMFMWKTHKSYMCIVDRLST from the coding sequence ATGTCTCTGCTGTTGGAGAGCTGGGCTGGTGGTCCTAAATTCAGTCTTGGCTTAGCTTATGGTTACTTGAGAAATGTCTCTGCTGTTGGAGATTGGACCAGGTCGCTTATGCATAACAGAATTATGCCTACTCATAGGATAATTTGTTCTTTTGCTGTTCAGCAACATCTAGCCACAATTGATAAACTTCAAACTAGGGGCATTCCGTTGGCTAATAGATGCTCCCTTTGTCAGAATGGGCTTGAGAGTCACGACCATCTTTTTTTCAACTGTGACTATTCTGCTGCTGTTTGGGATAGGCTGCTTCAATGGATAGGTTATCCTAATTTGGGTTATAATCTGATTACCATCTTGGAAAATTCTGGAGCAACTGGGAAGCATTGTAGATGGGAGCATGCTTGGTTTCAGGTTACTGTTGCTGCTGCAGTTTACCAGCTTTGGGGAGAACACAATGCTAGAATTTTCTCTAATCGGCATTCTAGTATTGATGCTTGTGTCCATCAAGTTAAATATTTGGTTTGTGTCTGGATGTTTATGTGGAAAACACATAAATCTTATATGTGTATTGTTGATAGACTAAGTACCTAG